The following proteins come from a genomic window of Doryrhamphus excisus isolate RoL2022-K1 chromosome 12, RoL_Dexc_1.0, whole genome shotgun sequence:
- the lrrk1 gene encoding leucine-rich repeat serine/threonine-protein kinase 1 isoform X5: protein MSCTPQPNMAAPSQLRHEMGARASSLPGPGPSLGSAFGPSPTLESIHRAYEEGEEEAARDLIQRASCVQCSAGGPCVEGERLLCVAAQHGDVDSVRYLLEEVQVSVPPEPSKQNPAMVAAYFGHSSVVQVLLDSIPGVRSELLSWMLATSCQQAHLDVVRLLVNCYGADTKDCAVHSDDFAVISGLPLYAAAQAGSEEIADFLLQNGASFSSYTLMDHPAFSTRLLKRRVVESSQDGEQALSVCWSGLQLPWLEVDWFVGVSSLITDLDLSSNSLASLPSVLPWGLVRLRNLDLSNNLLTELPPAAASQEVICSRLHQVNLSQNQLSTLPSGLLHLTHIQRLSAAKNRLVSLFDIPDSTNWIGLRKLEELDVSDNRLTSLPVAVMHALKSLLFLNVCRNRLSSFPDPWSCPLKHCKASSNQIQSLPDNISIFWKSHLQDVDFSDNGLKELPSYIFELEALVSLRLCGNVISTLPAPSKWTCSQLRTLDLSRNQLGKGEEVPKSRRLSFLTTWSRRDPDPACPIEFPAFLRDSLEVLFLNDNQLECVPQSVCGLSGLSELYLSNNGGIRELPIELGHLTNLWQLDIENLNISNVPQEVRREGPAAVLAFLRAHLRKAEPCHLLKMLLIGPPRQGKSALLEALQMGKVSAFTPAECSISTSTWELDHPNGGKNNKKPVVFNVWDVGGPASMSAVTQCFFTDSALYVLTWNLSLGEEAVASLQTWLLNIEARAPNSVVVVVGTHLDLIDSKFRTERLATLRAYILALCRSPSGARASGYPDISCKHLHEVSSRTLEGLDGLKKLIHQAALWMKDGSASACGRKLLGRLIPRSYLTLREAVIAEKGRRHAEGEVQFLTEEHLDRFIQQNPESDIRDYEDLQSALNFLMETGTLLHFPDTSHGLCTLYFLCPVWLSECLQRIIHLKSSRCVARNGVIRTEDLRMLLVGTGFTQHTEEQYFQFLAKFEIALPVANNSYLLPHLLPPKPAMDVHCFLPQSTNMLQRLFKMSFVPAGFWERFIARMLISLTEMDRQSFEPKRNTRTRCSRTSVIYSFGGSHQRNRCSTFRVRRSQTIYWREGLLVTFDGGYLSVESSDVNWKKKKSGGIKIICQSETRDFSAMAFITDHVNALIEQWFPALTTTESDGSLVMEQYAPCPWCASWVRQNQTELRDGQPGQDADRGGVYLFNMEDCALAAAEEDHIVCPRHPEQPVPLQELVPELFMTDFPARLFLEKNLLEYSEDEASIIGQGGSGTIVYRARYRDQPVAIKRFHFRKCRQQTVTTDTMMKHLHSADACRCFSEFRQEAAMLHSLQHPCVVSLVGVSIHPLCFALQLAPLGSLNSVLEERCQGCRYAPLGHMITFKVAYQIAAGLAYLHRKNIIFCDLKSDNILVWSLEEEHPVNVKLSDYGISRQSFHEGALGVEGTPGYQAPEVQPGVVYDEKVDMFSYGMVLYELLSGRRPTLGHRQLHISKKLSKGVRPHLGEPEEVQFHFLHGLMMECWDTKPEKRPMASQCVRRMMEPSFACLRYVLQSGSHSQLFLSSLKGHGVVFWDGDGHDRNYSVLNVEKGQVEVKRMSCPGSRVSCQMKLSNTLWVATEEQEVYIYILKDMCPLHQPQKRLSCPAVITCFFPVPAGEQNPEQVFAGMSDGLVAVYSVQEGLPAEGEAYLCSHTLNKTSFGLLDSDPRQRSVPVRCMVLVGGGSQLWFSNGAGLLVVDRVTLDPLRRLDPYAPPSSIVSMATGFSAWGEESVWTLDDVSNTLLLFHAASFSPCARYCCGDCNPLRDVFGVQRPSGNSAHTEAVKDEEEAEPTSTDATLIYKEEAGIQLIPHHDSLTGHSISSSCSVDTSDVSIAPASLQQDGGGDERRKAERSFPCLQAVKVVMVEDLLWVFRRSGDVMLIEVQPNSGEPRGRVIAVLNPPGGSSALGTLVEAGLVAKETVVCGFRNADAVWSVCAWRAWHSRPLDVFYRTSEELGRVESSVRRRR, encoded by the exons GCGTACTTCGGACACAGCAGTGTGGTGCAAGTTCTGCTGGATTCAATCCCAG GTGTTCGGAGCGAGCTTCTCAGCTGGATGCTGGCCACCTCGTGTCAGCAGGCCCACCTGGACGTGGTCCGCTTGCTGGTCAACTGCTACGGCGCCGACACCAAAGACTGCGCCGTCCACAGCGATGACTTTGCCGTCATCAGCGGCTTGCCGCTCTACGCCGCCGCACAAGCAG GCAGCGAGGAGATTGCGGACTTCCTGTTACAGAATGGAGCCAGCTTCTCCTCGTACACGCTGATGGACCATCCCGCCTTCAGCACACGCCTCCTCAAACGCAGAGTGGTGGAGAGCAGCCAAGATGGAGAACAG GCCCTCAGTGTGTGCTGGAGCGGACTACAGTTGCCCTGGCTAGAAGTGGACTGGTTTGTGGGCGTGTCCTCCCTCATCACCGACTTGGACCTGTCCTCCAACAGCCTGGCATCGTTGCCCTCCGTGCTTCCTTGGGGTCTGGTCCGCCTCCGGAACCTGGACCTGTCCAACAACCTCCTCACGGAGCTGCCGCCGGCCGCCGCCTCTCAGGAGGTCATCTGTTCCAG GTTACATCAGGTCAATCTGTCCCAGAACCAGCTCAGCACTTTACCCAGCGGCCTGCTCCACCTGACCCACATCCAGAGACTGTCTGCAGCCAAGAACCGGCTGGTGTCCTTGTTTGATATTCCCGACT CGACCAACTGGATTGGACTCCGCAAGCTGGAGGAGCTAGACGTGTCCGACAACCGTCTGACCTCGCTGCCCGTCGCCGTCATGCACGCGCTCAAATCCCTGCTCTTCCTCAATGTGTGTCGCAACAGGCTGAGCAGCTTTCCAGACCCCTGGTCCTGCCCCCTG AAACACTGCAAGGCCTCCTCCAACCAGATTCAGAGTCTTCCAGACAACATCTCCATCTTCTGGAAAAGTCATCTGCAGGATGTGGACTTCTCTGACAACGGTCTCAAAGAGCTGCCCTCCTACATCTTTGAGCTGGAG GCGCTGGTCTCGTTGAGATTGTGCGGGAATGTCATCAGCACCCTTCCGGCACCTTCTAAGTGGACATGCTCCCAGCTCAGGACACTTGACCTTTCCAGGAACCAACTGGGCAA AGGCGAAGAGGTGCCCAAATCCAGAAGACTTTCCTTCCTGACCACATGGAGCAGAAGAGATCCAGATCCAG CGTGTCCTATCGAGTTCCCGGCTTTTCTTCGGGATTCTCTGGAGGTTCTGTTCCTGAACGACAACCAGCTGGAGTGCGTCCCACAGTCTGTATGTGGTCTGAGTGGCCTCAGCGAGCTCTACCTGTCCAA TAATGGCGGCATCCGTGAGCTTCCAATAGAGCTGGGTCACCTGACTAACCTGTGGCAGCTGGACATCGAGAACCTCAACATCAGCAACGTGCCGCAGGAAGTGAGGCGAGAAG GTCCTGCCGCAGTTCTTGCGTTCCTGCGGGCGCACCTTCGTAAGGCGGAGCCTTGTCACCTCCTGAAGATGCTCCTGATTGGTCCGCCCAGACAGGGCAAGTCTGCCCTCCTGGAGGCGCTGCAGATGGGAAAAGTGTCTGCCTTCACGCCGGCCGAGTGCAGCATCTCCACCTCCACGTGGGAGCTGGACCATCCCAACGGAGGCAAAAACAAC AAGAAGCCTGTGGTGTTCAACGTGTGGGACGTGGGTGGTCCAGCCAGCATGTCAGCTGTCACTCAGTGTTTCTTCACCGACAGCGCCCTCTACGTGCTCACATGGAACCTCTCGCTGGGCGAGGAGGCCGTCGCTAGCCTGCAGACGTGGCTGCTCAACATCGAG GCGCGAGCACCCAACTCGGTTGTGGTGGTCGTGGGAACACATCTGGATCTCATCGACTCAAAGTTTCGCACAGAAAGGCTGGCGACACTCAGGGCTTACATCTTGGCACTTTGCCGTTCCCCGTCGGGCGCTCGGGCCAGTGGGTACCCTGACATCAGCTGTAAACATCTGCA CGAGGTGTCAAGTAGGACACTAGAAGGTTTGGATGGGCTGAAGAAGCTCATTCACCAGGCAGCGCTCTGGATGAAAGATGGCAGCGCCTCAGCGTGCGGCAGGAAGCTGTTGGGAAGGCTG ATCCCTCGTAGCTACCTGACCCTGCGGGAAGCCGTCATAGCGGAGAAAGGAAGACGCCACGCGGAGGGAGAAGTCCAGTTTCTCACTGAGGAGCATCTGGACCGCTTCATCCAACAAAACCCAGAAAGTGACATCAGAGACTATGAGGACCTGCAGTCTG CTCTCAACTTCCTCATGGAGACGGGAACGCTGCTCCACTTCCCTGACACGAGCCACGGCCTGTGCACGCTCTACTTCCTGTGTCCCGTCTGGCTGTCCGAGTGCCTGCAGAGGATCATCCACCTCAAGTCCTCGCGCTGTGTCGCCAGGAACGGCGTGATCCGAACCGAAGACCTCAGG ATGCTGCTGGTCGGGACTGGATTCACTCAGCACACCGAGGAGCAGTACTTTCAATTTTTGGCCAAGTTCGAGATCGCTCTGCCCGTGGCCAACAACAG CTACCTGCTGCCCCACCTCCTGCCCCCCAAGCCCGCCATGGACGTTCACTGCTTCCTGCCGCAGAGCACCAACATGCTCCAGCGCCTCTTCAAGATGAGCTTCGTCCCCGCCGGCTTCTGGGAGCGCTTCATCGCCAGGATGCTCATCAGCCTCACCGAGATGGACCGGCAG TCGTTTGAGCCCAAACGCAACACACGGACTCGCTGCAGCCGGACGTCCGTGATCTACAGCTTTGGAGGGAGCCATCAGAGGAACCGTTGCAGCACCTTCAGGGTCCGGCGCAGTCAGACCATTTACTGGAGGGAGGGGCTGCTTGTCACCTTTGATGGAGGCTACCTGAG CGTGGAGTCTTCAGATGTCaactggaagaagaagaagagcggcGGCATCAAGATCATCTGCCAGTCAGAGACCAGGGATTTCTCGGCTATGGCCTTCATCACGGACCACGTCAACGCTCTCATTGAGCAGTGGTTTCCGG CTCTGACGACCACCGAGAGCGACGGCAGCCTGGTCATGGAGCAATACGCCCCCTGCCCCTGGTGTGCTTCGTGGGTCCGACAGAACCAGACGGAGCTGCGGGATGGCCAGCCGGGCCAGGATGCAGACAGGGGCGGGGTTTACCTCTTCAACATGGAGGACTGTGCGCTGGCTGCCGCGGAGGAGGATCACATCGTCTGTCCTCGACACCCGGAGCAGCCCGTGCCCCTCCAGGAGCTGGTACCAGAACTCTTCATGACCGACTTCCCTGCACG GCTCTTTTTGGAGAAGAACCTCCTGGAATACTCTGAGGACGAGGCCAGCATCATCGGGCAGGGTGGCAGCGGTACCATCGTCTACCGGGCCCGGTACCGGGACCAGCCGGTGGCCATCAAGCGCTTTCACTTCCGGAAGTGCCGACAGCAGACGGTCACCACAG ACACCATGATGAAACACCTGCACTCAGCTGACGCATGTCGCTGCTTCTCCGAGTTCCGGCAAGAGGCCGCCATGCTGCACTCGCTGCAGCACCCGTGCGTGGTGTCGCTGGTGGGCGTGTCCATCCACCCGCTGTGCTTCGCCTTGCAGCTGGCGCCGCTTGGCAGCCTCAACTCTGTTCTGGAGGAGCGCTGCCAAG GCTGCAGGTACGCACCCTTAGGTCACATGATCACCTTCAAGGTGGCCTACCAGATAGCGGCTGGACTGGCTTACCTccacaggaagaacatcatcTTCTGTGACCTCAAGTCTGACAACATCCTGGTCTGGTCTCTTGAG GAAGAGCATCCTGTCAATGTCAAGCTGTCTGACTACGGAATCTCGCGACAGTCCTTCCATGAGGGGGCGCTGGGGGTGGAGGGCACGCCGGGCTACCAGGCCCCCGAGGTCCAACCTGGCGTCGTGTATGACGAGAAG GTGGACATGTTCTCATACGGCATGGTGCTGTATGAGCTGTTGTCGGGACGTCGGCCCACGCTGGGACATCGTCAGCTTCACATCTCCAAGAAGCTCTCCAAAGGAGTCAGACCGCATCTAGGAGAGCCGGAGGAGGTGCAGTTCCACTTCCTGCACGGCCTCATGATGGAATGTTGGGACACCAAGCCTGAGAAG CGTCCAATGGCGTCGCAGTGCGTCAGACGCATGATGGAACCGAGCTTCGCCTGCCTTCGCTACGTTTTGCAGAGCGGCAGCCACTCGCAGCTCTTCTTGTCCTCTCTGAAGGGACACGGTGTGGTCTTCTGGGACGGGGATGGCCATGATAG GAACTACAGCGTGCTGAACGTGGAGAAAGGTCAGGTGGAGGTGAAGAGGATGTCGTGTCCTGGCAGCAGAGTCAGCTGCCAGATGAAGTTGTCCAACACGCTGTGGGTGGCCACTGAG gaacaggaagtgtacATCTACATCCTCAAAGACATGTGTCCACTGCATCAGCCACAGAAACGTTTGTCCTGTCCCGCCGTCATTACCTGCTTCTTCCCTGTCCCAGCTGGAGAACAG AATCCGGAGCAGGTCTTCGCAGGGATGTCAGACGGCCTGGTGGCTGTCTACAGCGTGCAGGAGGGGCTTCCTGCAGAGGGGGAAGCCTACCTGTGCTCGCACACGCTCAATAAGACCTCCTTCGGTCTCCTGGACTCTGACCCCAGACAGAGATCCGTCCCGGTCCGGTGCATGGTTTTAGTTGGCGGGGGCTCCCAG CTGTGGTTTTCCAACGGGGCCGGTCTCCTGGTGGTCGACCGCGTGACCCTTGACCCTCTGCGGAGGCTGGACCCGTACGCGCCGCCGTCCTCCATCGTGTCCATGGCGACTGGCTTCAGCGCGTGGGGGGAAGAGTCGGTGTGGACGCTGGACGACGTCAGCAACACGCTGCTGCTCTTCCACGCCGCCTCCTTCTCGCCGTGCGCCCGCTACTG TTGCGGCGACTGCAATCCTCTTCGGGACGTCTTCGGTGTGCAGCGTCCGTCGGGCAACAGCGCTCATACGGAGGCAGTCaaagatgaggaggaggcggagcctaCAAGCACAGACGCGACGCTGATTTACAAAGAGGAGGCGGGGATTCAGCTCATCCCGCACCACGATTCGCTGACGGGCCACTCCATCTCGTCGTCCTGCTCCGTGGACACCTCTGACGTCAGCATCGCGCCCGCATCTTTGCAGCAGGATGGCGGCGGTGACGAGCGGCGGAAAGCTGAAAGGTCTTTTCCGTGTTTGCAAGCCGTCAAGGTCGTGATGGTGGAGGACCTCCTCTGGGTCTTCAG GCGCAGCGGAGATGTAATGCTAATTGAAGTGCAGCCGAATAGCGGCGAGCCGAGGGGGCGTGTCATCGCCGTCCTCAACCCTCCTGGAGGCTCCTCCGCTTTGGG CACGctggtggaggcggggcttgtGGCGAAGGAGACAGTAGTGTGCGGCTTCCGGAATGCTGACGCGGTGTGGAGCGTCTGTGCGTGGAGGGCGTGGCACTCCCGCCCGCTGGATGTCTTTTACCGCACCTCTGAGGAGCTGGGCCGTGTGGAGAGCAGCGTCAGGAGGAGGAGGTAG